A window of Emcibacter sp. SYSU 3D8 genomic DNA:
TGAGGAGGAAGACACCGAGGCCGACGTGCCGCTGCCGTTCGATGATCCGGTGGAAGCCGGCCGGCCCTGAAGGGTTCATCTTGTGCTGGCGTCCGTTCAGGCCTATTTGTCTGGCAATTGGCGCATGGACGCCGCCGTTTCTCAGCAACCGGAGTAGAGCGTGTTCAATCTGGGCTGGACAGAAATCCTCATCATCGTCGTGATCGTGGTCCTGCTTTTCGGGCGGGGCAAGATCTCGGGTGTCATGGGCGACGTGGCCAAGGGGATCAAGAGTTTCCGCAAGGGCATGGCCGAGGACGACGATCCGCCGCCGGCCGCCGATGCGCAGGGCACCCGTCAGCTTGACCAGGACGCCTCGCTGACCGACGTGACGCCGCGCAAGGACGACGCGGCCAAAACTTGAACCAGCCGCAAGCGTAATCCATGTTTGACGTCGGCCTTCCCGAACTTCTGGTGATTGTGATCGTCGCGCTGGTGATCGTGGGGCCGAAGGATTTGCCGCGCGTGGTGCGCGGCTTCGCCCGGACCATCGCCCGGATGCGGCGCATGGTCGACGAGTTCATGGGGACGGTGAACGATTACGTCCGTGAATCCGAGCTTCAGGAATTGCGCGACGCGGTCGAAAAGACGCGCCGCGCCATGAAGGGGCAGGGCAATTTCGACGATCTGCTTGATCCCGTGGGCACGAACAAGCCCGTGGTCGTCAATGATCCCAAGGTGGCACCCGAAACGCCGGAGCTGGCCGCGCCCGACACGGCGGCAGATGCCGCGCCCGCGCCGGTTCCTGCCAGTCCCGGGATTCCCGGCTCCGAGCGTCCAGGCGATGCCTCCGGCACGGAAACCGCGTCATCCGAACCTGCGCCCAAACCCGAAGGGCAGGGAACGCCGTGACCGAGGAAACAGGCATCGGCGAAGAGGACGAGCTGGAGGGGTCGCGGGCGCCGCTCATCGAGCACCTGATCGAGCTACGCAAGCGCCTGATCTATTCGGTGATCGGATTCGTGGTGGTGTTCGGCATCTGCCTGTATTTCGCCATGGACATCTATGAGTTCCTCGTGCGGCCGCTGTCGGACGCCTTGCATGACCAGCCGGGCCGGAGGCTGATCTATACCGGCCTGACGGAGGCGATGCTGGTTCAGATCAAGGTGGCGTTCTTCGCGGCCATCATGTTGTCGTTCCCGCTTGTCGCCATCCAGGTATGGGCGTTCGTCGCGCCCGGCCTCTACAAGAATGAACGCCGCGCCTTCCTGCCATTCCTGGCCGCCACGCCGGTCCTGTTCGCGGTGGGTGCGGCCATGGCCTATTACGTCGTGTTTCCCTTGGCCTGGAGCTTTTTCCTCAGCTTCCAGACGCCGGGCGCCGAAGCCGGCGGATTGCCGATCGAGTTCGAGGGCAAGGTCAACGAGTACCTGGACCTGTCGATGAAGCTGATCTTCTCGTTCGGCGTCATGTTCCTGATGCCGGTGGCGCTGACCCTGTTGGGCCATGTCGGCATCATCAATTCGGCCTGGCTGCGGGACAAACGCAAATATGCCATCATCCTGATCTTTGTCGTTGCCTCCATTCTGACCCCGCCCGACATTTTCAGCCAATGCTCGCTGGCGCTGCCGGTCTGCCTTCTCTACGAGGCATCGATCTTCATGGTGCGTCTGGCGGAGAAGAAGCGGGCGGCAGCCGCCCAAATTTAGCCCGGCCCGTGGCTGGACTGAGCGCAGCCTCCCGGCTATACAGGCTGTCCACCGCCAAGCGGAATTGCCTTCATGCTCGACATTAAATGGATCCGAGAGAACCCTGATATCCTCGACAAGGGCCTCGCACGGCGTGGCCGTCAGCCCATGTCGGCCCAGGTGGTCGCGCTCGACGCTTCGCTGCGTCAACTGAAGACCCGGTTGCAGGAGGCCCAGGCCGAACGCAATACCAAGTCGAAGGAAATCGGCATCGCCAAATCGAAGGGCGAGGATGTCCAGGCGATCCTGGATGCGGTTGGCGCGCTGAAATCCGAGATTCAGGAAGGCGAGGAGCGCGAGCGCACCTTGCAGGCCGAACTGGACGACGTGCTGGCGAGCATACCGAACCATCTCGACGACGACGTGCCGGACGGCCCCGATGAAGATGCCAACGTGGAACTGCGCCGCGTCGGCGAACCGCCCGCATTCGATTTCGAGCCCAGGGACCATGTGGCGCTGGGCGAAGGCATGGGATTGATGGATTTCGACGCTGCCGCGCGGATGTCCGGTTCACGCTTCGTGGTGCTGAAAGGGCAGCTTGCCAGGCTGGAGCGGGCGATCGGCGCCTTCATGCTGGATCTGCACACCACCGAATCCGGTTATACGGAGTGCGATACGCCGCTGATGGTCAGGACCGAAGCCGCCTATGGCACCGGCCAGTTGCCCAAGTCCGCCGAAGACATGTTCCATACGACCAACGATTTCTGGCTGATCTCGACGTCGGAGATGACGCTGACCAATCTGGTCAGGGAGCAGATCATTGACGCTGCGGACCTGCCGATCCGCGTGACCGCGTTGTCGCCCTGCTTCCGGTCGGAGGCCGGGGCGGCCGGCAAGGATACCCGCGGCATGATCCGTCAGCACCAGTTCAAGAAAGTCGAGTTGGTCAGCATCACCAGGCCCGAGGAGTCCGAGGCCGAGCACCAGCGATTGACCGCCTGCGCCGAGGAAGTTCTGAAACGGCTGGGTCTGGCCTACCGCGTCATGATCCTGTGCTCGGGCGATACGGGCGCGGGTGCGCGCAAAACCTATGATCTGGAAGTGTGGTTGCCGGGGCAGGGCCGCTATCGGGAAATCTCGTCCTGCTCCAACACCGGCGAATACCAGGCCCGGCGCATGAAGACGCGCTTCCGCGAGGAAGGCGACAAGCATACCCGCTTCGTCCACACGCTCAATGGATCGGGGCTCGCGGTGGGCCGGACATTGATCGCCGTCCTGGAGAACTACCAGCGCGCCGACGGCAGCGTTGCAATACCGGAGGCGCTCAAGCCCTATATGGGCGGGCTCGAGGCGATCGGTGGACGCTGAGATGACAATATTCCCGTTGCCCGACGTCGACTTCGACCTCTCCCAGCACCGGATCCTTGTTACCAATGACGATGGTTACAGCGCGGACGGCATCGAGATCCTGGAGCGGATCGCGCGCCGGCTGAGCGACGATGTCTGGGTCGTGGCCCCCGAATACGAGCAGAGCGGCACCGGCCATTCGCTGACCCTGACCCAGCCACTTCGGTTCAGGCAGATCGACGAGCGGCGCTTTGCCGTGCGCGGCACGCCGACGGACAGCGTGCTGCTTGGCGTGAACAGGATCATACCGGACAAAAGGCCGACGCTGGTGTTGTCCGGTGTAAACCGGGGCGCCAACATGGGCGAGGACGTGACCTATTCGGGTACCGTCGCCGCCGCCATGGAAGGCACCTTGCTGGGTATCCCGTCGATCGCGCTCAGCCAGTCGGTCTATCCGGGCGCCACCGAAATGGACTGGCAAGGTACCGAGGACGCCATGGAGCGGGTCATCCGCTGGCTGGCCTCGGTCGGCTGGGCGCCGGAAATCCTGATGAACGTCAATTTCCCGGATGCACGCCGCGGCGCCGTGACCGAAATGGAGATTACCGTTCAGGGCCAGCGCGACCCAGCCGACATCCAGTTCGACGAGCGGGTGGATACGAGGGGCGAGACCTATTACTGGATCGGCTATCGCCGTTCCCGGGAGCATCTGATCGACGGGACCGACATCAAGGCGGTTCGCAGCGGCAGGGTGGCGGTGACGCCGCTGCATCTCGATCTTACCCATGAGGCGGCACGCCAGCGCCTGACTCGGGCCGCGGAGGAGGCCGCAGGCGGTGTATGATCCTTCGAAGAAGATCCGGCTGTTGATGGAACTCCGGCGCGCCGGCATCAACGATACGGCGGTCCTGTCGGCAGTGGAGAGCGTACCGCGCGACATGTTCGTGCCCGACGCCTTTCGCGACCGCGCCTATGAGGACACGGCGCTGCCGATCGCCTGCGGACAGACCATATCGCAGCCCTATGTGGTGGCGTTCATGACGGCGGCGCTTGAATTGCAGCGACGCATGCTGGTGCTGGAGATCGGTACGGGATCCGGGTACCAGACCGCCGTGCTCTCGCCCCTAGTGCGCCGGGTTTATACCATCGAGCGTCAGCGCGACCTGCTCAAGGAAGCCTCCGCGCGTTTCAAGGAACTGAAGCTCACCAATGTGGTGACCAGGTTCGGCGACGGGTTCAAGGGATGGCCGGAAGTCGCGCCTTTCGACCGCATCATCGGCACCGCGGCAGCGCCGGTCGTGCCCATGAACCTGGTCAAGCAGCTCACCGAAGGCGGCATGATGATCATCCCGATCGGTCTGACCGGCAATCAGACCATCACCAGGGTGATCCGCCGCGGCGACTCCTTCGAGGCCTCGCCATTGATGCCGGTTCGCTTCGTGCCCATGCTGGACGGCACCGAAGGATAACGCGCGGGACGATTCCGGCATGGCGGCGATTGATGCCGGGCCTCTTAGTTTCTAAGATCAGTGCCATGCGATTGAATTTCAGAAGGATTTGCGGAATCGTCGCGGCCATGTCCCTGGCCGCCCTCGCGGCGTGCGAAAGCCGCGACATCGAATACCGCTACGTACCGCCCGAGGTGCAGGCGCGGGGGCCAAACGCGCCGTTCCCTGTGCCCGAGCCTGCGGACAAGCCTGACGCTGCCTACCCGATCGACGTGCCCCCGCCGGTCAAGGCGGCTGTCGGCGTCACCACGCTGGACGATGTACCGGGCGGCGGAACGGCAGCGCCGCCACCGAAGCGCCCGTCCTATGGCGGCAACTCCTACGCGCCGTCCAAAGCGGCAAAGCCGGTGTCACCGGCACCGTCGGCTCCCGGCGGCGTGCTGGTCGGCAGGACCGTGACCGTGCAGCAGGGTGACACGGTCTATGCCATTGCGCGGCGCCACGGCGTCAATGCCCGTGAAATCATTGAACTCAATGGACTGCAGCCGCCGTTCACGCTGAAGATCGGGCAGAAACTGAAAATCCCGGGCGGTGACCACCATTCGGTGGTTCCCGGCGACACGCTCTACAACATTTCGCGGCGCTATTCCGTCGACATTCCAAGCCTGATGGCCGCCAACGGCATCGATGAGTCCCGCGGCATCGTCATAGGCCAGATTTTGGTCATTCCGGCCCGTTCCGGCGACACTCTCGAACCTGCCACGTCGGTCGCCGATGTCCTGCCGGCCGCCGCCAGCGGCGCTGCCGGCGGCAGTGCATTGGCCGGAGGCTTTATCTGGCCCGTCCGGGGCAAGGTGATTTCCACCTTCGGCGACAAGAAAGGCGGCATGCGCAACGACGGCATCAACATTCTCGTCTCACGCGGCACCGAGGTGCTTGCCGCCGCACCGGGCACGGTCGCCTATGCGGGGAACGAATTGAGGGGTTTTGGCAACCTGATCCTGCTGCGCCACGACCGGGGCTGGGTGTCGGCCTATGCTCACAATGACGATATCCTGGTCAGGCAGGGACAGGCGGTCAACCGGGGCGCGGTGATCGCCCGGGCCGGCGCAAGCGGCCTGGTGAGCAAGCCGCAGCTGCATTTCGAGTTGCGCCAGGGCGCCAAAGCGGTCAATCCCGCGCAATTTCTGCCGCCGGTCTGACACGCGCCGCCTGTGTCCGGCCTTGTGAAGAGGCCGCAGGTTTCCATGGCGGCTAGCCGATCGTTCCGGATACAGTGGCGGCGGCTTCAAGCACGCGGCACCAAGCGTGCGCCATGACGAACCGGGGAGGTTCGATGATCGACATGACTGCGCCGCAAGTGCACCCGGTTCGGCCGCCGCGAATCTTCGCCTTCATACTCCTGCTGCTGGGCGCCTGCCTCTTGGTCGGCGGGGGACTGCTCGCGCTGCTTGACGGCTCGCCCTATTACGTGATTGCCGGGCTTGCCTTGCTTGTGTCGGCCATCCTGCTGTGGCGCGGGCGGCGCGCCGGCGCGTGGCTCTATCTGCTGATGCTGATTGGCACATGGGGCTGGGCGCTTTGGGAAGTCGGACTGGATGGCTGGCAACTGATGCCCCGTGTGTTGCTGTGGACGATACTCGGCCTGTGGCTGCTGACGCCATGGGTGCGGCACCGACTGACCTGATGGGAACCGGACCGATGCGCGTCATTTCCTTCCTGGCTCTCGCCGTCACCGTGCCGGTACTGGCCATCTCTGCCTGGGCGGCCGATGGCGAGTGGCCTCATTACGGCAACGATCTTGGCGGCAGCCGATACTCTCCGCTGGACCAGATCACGCCGGCCAACATATCCCAGTTGAAACAGGCCTGGGTCTACCGCACCAATCCGGGGGAGACCCTGAAGTCTCACCTTCAGGTCACGCCGCTGATGGTCGGCGACAGCCTCTATGTCTGCACCGCCACCAATCAGGTGATCGCGCTCGATGCCGAAACCGGTGCCGAGCGCTGGCGCTGGGAGCCGGCCGCGCCAAACGACCGTCGCCGCACCTGCAGGGGCGTCACCTACTACAAGGTGCCAGCCGGCTCTGGCGCATGCGCCGAGCGCATCTTCACCGCCACGGCCACTGCCCAGTTGGTCGCGCTCGACGCGCGCACTGGCAAGCCCTGCGCTGACTTTGGCGACGGTGGCATGGTCGACCTGAAGACCGGTATGGGGCAGGTGAAGCCGAATTACTATTACGTCACCTCGGCGCCGGTCATCATACGCGGTCGCGTCGTGATGGGCGGTTGGGTCGCCGACAACCAGCATGTGGACGAGCCGCCTGGCGTGATCCGGGCCTATGACGCCGTGTCCGGCGCCTTCTCCTGGGCGTTCGATCCGGGACGGCCCGAATATCACGGCGAGCCGCCGTCCGGAGAAACCTACACGCTGGGCACACCCAATTCCTGGGCGCCGATGAGTGCCGACGAGGCACTGGGGCTGGTCTATGCGCCAATGGGGAATGCCACGCCTGACTATTGGGGGGCGCACCGCACCCCTGAATCCGAGAAATTCACCAGCGCGGTGCTGGCGCTCGAGGCCGAGACCGGCGCGCTGCGCTGGCTCTACCGTACGGTCCATCACGATATCTGGGACTATGACCTGGCCTCCCAGCCGACACTGGTCGACCTGCAGATCGGCGGCCAGCCTGTACCGGCGCTGATCCAGCCGACCAAGCGGGGGCAGATCTTCGTGCTCGACCGCCGGACAGGGCGTCCGTTGAAGCCAGTGGAAGAACGCGAGGTGCCGCAGGACCCGGCGCCGGGCGAGTGGCTGTCGCCGACCCAGCCGTTCTCTACCGGCATGCCGGATTTTGCGGGACCCGAGCTGACCGAAAAGAGCATGTGGGGGCTGACGCCCTTCGACCAGCTGTGGTGCCGGATCAAATTCCGCCAGGCGCGCTACGATGGCACGATGACTCCGCCGGGCATAAAGCCGACGATCACCAATCCGGGTTATCTGGGGGGTATCGACTGGGGCGGGGTATCGGTCGACCCGGTACGCCAGATCATGATCGTCAACTGGAGCCGGATGCCCAACTACACCCAGCTCATCCCGCGCGAGGAAGCCGACCGGATGGGACTGCAGCCCGGCGCCGAGGGTCTGGTCCCCGGCATGCCGCAGGCGCAGGCGGGGACGCCATTCGCGGCCCAAACCGGCGCGTTCCTGTCGCCCGTCGGCGTGCCTTGCGTCAATCCGCCCTATGCATCGCTGACGGCGGTGGATCTGGGCACCGGCAAGGTGATCTGGTCGGAGCCGTTCGGCGAGGCGAGGGACAATGGCCCGTGGGGCATTCCCTCCATGCTGCCGCTGACCATGGGCGTGCCGGCCATCGGCGGGTCGGTCAGCACGCGGAGCGGTCTGGTGTTCATCGCCGCCAGCACCGAGCGGTCGTTGCGCGCCGTCGACCAGAAGACCGGCGACGTTCTGTGGAAGGCGAGGCTGCCGGTCGGCGGCCATGCTACGCCGATGACCTACATCTCGCCGTCCAGCGGACGCCAATTCGTGGTGATCGCCGCCGGCGGACATATCGCGCTGGCCAGCCCGTTCGGCGACTACATCATCGCCTACGCGCTGCCCGGGAAGTAGGCCTCAGCCCAGCGTCCGGCCCATCCGTCCCGCCAGATCCTGGATGAACTGCCAGGCGACCCGGCCCGAGCGGGCGCCGCGCGTGACCGACCATTCCAGCGCGTCGGCGCGAATCTGCTCCTCGTCGCCGGTCAGGCCATAGCGCTCGCAATAGCCGGCAATCATCGCCAGGTAATCGTCCTGTGTGCAGGTGTGGAAGCCCAGCCACAGGCCG
This region includes:
- the tatA gene encoding twin-arginine translocase TatA/TatE family subunit → MFNLGWTEILIIVVIVVLLFGRGKISGVMGDVAKGIKSFRKGMAEDDDPPPAADAQGTRQLDQDASLTDVTPRKDDAAKT
- the tatB gene encoding Sec-independent protein translocase protein TatB, which translates into the protein MFDVGLPELLVIVIVALVIVGPKDLPRVVRGFARTIARMRRMVDEFMGTVNDYVRESELQELRDAVEKTRRAMKGQGNFDDLLDPVGTNKPVVVNDPKVAPETPELAAPDTAADAAPAPVPASPGIPGSERPGDASGTETASSEPAPKPEGQGTP
- the tatC gene encoding twin-arginine translocase subunit TatC; its protein translation is MTEETGIGEEDELEGSRAPLIEHLIELRKRLIYSVIGFVVVFGICLYFAMDIYEFLVRPLSDALHDQPGRRLIYTGLTEAMLVQIKVAFFAAIMLSFPLVAIQVWAFVAPGLYKNERRAFLPFLAATPVLFAVGAAMAYYVVFPLAWSFFLSFQTPGAEAGGLPIEFEGKVNEYLDLSMKLIFSFGVMFLMPVALTLLGHVGIINSAWLRDKRKYAIILIFVVASILTPPDIFSQCSLALPVCLLYEASIFMVRLAEKKRAAAAQI
- the serS gene encoding serine--tRNA ligase encodes the protein MLDIKWIRENPDILDKGLARRGRQPMSAQVVALDASLRQLKTRLQEAQAERNTKSKEIGIAKSKGEDVQAILDAVGALKSEIQEGEERERTLQAELDDVLASIPNHLDDDVPDGPDEDANVELRRVGEPPAFDFEPRDHVALGEGMGLMDFDAAARMSGSRFVVLKGQLARLERAIGAFMLDLHTTESGYTECDTPLMVRTEAAYGTGQLPKSAEDMFHTTNDFWLISTSEMTLTNLVREQIIDAADLPIRVTALSPCFRSEAGAAGKDTRGMIRQHQFKKVELVSITRPEESEAEHQRLTACAEEVLKRLGLAYRVMILCSGDTGAGARKTYDLEVWLPGQGRYREISSCSNTGEYQARRMKTRFREEGDKHTRFVHTLNGSGLAVGRTLIAVLENYQRADGSVAIPEALKPYMGGLEAIGGR
- the surE gene encoding 5'/3'-nucleotidase SurE, producing the protein MTIFPLPDVDFDLSQHRILVTNDDGYSADGIEILERIARRLSDDVWVVAPEYEQSGTGHSLTLTQPLRFRQIDERRFAVRGTPTDSVLLGVNRIIPDKRPTLVLSGVNRGANMGEDVTYSGTVAAAMEGTLLGIPSIALSQSVYPGATEMDWQGTEDAMERVIRWLASVGWAPEILMNVNFPDARRGAVTEMEITVQGQRDPADIQFDERVDTRGETYYWIGYRRSREHLIDGTDIKAVRSGRVAVTPLHLDLTHEAARQRLTRAAEEAAGGV
- a CDS encoding protein-L-isoaspartate(D-aspartate) O-methyltransferase, which produces MYDPSKKIRLLMELRRAGINDTAVLSAVESVPRDMFVPDAFRDRAYEDTALPIACGQTISQPYVVAFMTAALELQRRMLVLEIGTGSGYQTAVLSPLVRRVYTIERQRDLLKEASARFKELKLTNVVTRFGDGFKGWPEVAPFDRIIGTAAAPVVPMNLVKQLTEGGMMIIPIGLTGNQTITRVIRRGDSFEASPLMPVRFVPMLDGTEG
- a CDS encoding LysM peptidoglycan-binding domain-containing protein, producing MSLAALAACESRDIEYRYVPPEVQARGPNAPFPVPEPADKPDAAYPIDVPPPVKAAVGVTTLDDVPGGGTAAPPPKRPSYGGNSYAPSKAAKPVSPAPSAPGGVLVGRTVTVQQGDTVYAIARRHGVNAREIIELNGLQPPFTLKIGQKLKIPGGDHHSVVPGDTLYNISRRYSVDIPSLMAANGIDESRGIVIGQILVIPARSGDTLEPATSVADVLPAAASGAAGGSALAGGFIWPVRGKVISTFGDKKGGMRNDGINILVSRGTEVLAAAPGTVAYAGNELRGFGNLILLRHDRGWVSAYAHNDDILVRQGQAVNRGAVIARAGASGLVSKPQLHFELRQGAKAVNPAQFLPPV
- a CDS encoding pyrroloquinoline quinone-dependent dehydrogenase, with the protein product MRVISFLALAVTVPVLAISAWAADGEWPHYGNDLGGSRYSPLDQITPANISQLKQAWVYRTNPGETLKSHLQVTPLMVGDSLYVCTATNQVIALDAETGAERWRWEPAAPNDRRRTCRGVTYYKVPAGSGACAERIFTATATAQLVALDARTGKPCADFGDGGMVDLKTGMGQVKPNYYYVTSAPVIIRGRVVMGGWVADNQHVDEPPGVIRAYDAVSGAFSWAFDPGRPEYHGEPPSGETYTLGTPNSWAPMSADEALGLVYAPMGNATPDYWGAHRTPESEKFTSAVLALEAETGALRWLYRTVHHDIWDYDLASQPTLVDLQIGGQPVPALIQPTKRGQIFVLDRRTGRPLKPVEEREVPQDPAPGEWLSPTQPFSTGMPDFAGPELTEKSMWGLTPFDQLWCRIKFRQARYDGTMTPPGIKPTITNPGYLGGIDWGGVSVDPVRQIMIVNWSRMPNYTQLIPREEADRMGLQPGAEGLVPGMPQAQAGTPFAAQTGAFLSPVGVPCVNPPYASLTAVDLGTGKVIWSEPFGEARDNGPWGIPSMLPLTMGVPAIGGSVSTRSGLVFIAASTERSLRAVDQKTGDVLWKARLPVGGHATPMTYISPSSGRQFVVIAAGGHIALASPFGDYIIAYALPGK